The nucleotide window GCAGTTCGGCGACACGAACTTCCTGCGCGACGACCTCACATACAAGGGCGGCGAGTTGATTACGCTGATCCTCGACGTGCCCGTGGCCGACGAAGACATCCTGCCGTTCCGCCTCATGTGCGACTATGCGAAGTCCCTTGCCGAGCGCATTGGCGGGCGCGTAGTGGACGACCAGCGGCGGCAACTGCCGGAGTCCGTGCTGCAGTCGATCGACAAGCAGCTCATGACGCTTTACGCGAAGCTGGAGCAGGCCGGCATTCCGGCCGGCTCGCCGGCCACGCGGCGACTGTTCAGCCAGTAACGCCGAAGGCCTGCAACCGTCCAGCAGACAAGGCGCGGCGCCGTAAGGGCGCCGCGCCTTTTTTTGTGCGCGGGCGGTGCGTGGTCGGGGCCCACAGGTCCTGGCGTTCGGTCATGGGTTTTTGAGCGCCGTTACCGGCACGCGTGTTGCGGTGCATTCAAGTTCGCATCGCCGGCTCCGGGCGTCAATGCTACGGACGCAGCGTTAGCCATTCGCACAGGAGCTTGGGGAGGCCCGTTCGGCGGCGCACGAAGATGGCCCGAAGTTGGTCTGAAGTTGGCCGTTCAGCCGATGCGGCACGCGCCGCTTCCTGAGATAATCTGACGTCCGAAATCACTTCCAACAGCGAGTCGCCCAAGGCATGGTCCGTACCCCCGCCCGTCTTCCCGAAGAAGCCACCGCTGCGCAGCGCGCGGTGTGGTTGCGCGCCGAACTCGAGCGCGCGAATCACGCCTACTACGTGCTCGACCAGCCAGAGTTGCCCGACGCGGAATACGACAAGCTGTTCGGTGAACTTCAGCAGATCGAGGCCGCGCATCCCGATCTCATCACGCCCGATTCGCCCACTCAGCGCGTGGGCGGCGAGGTCGCAGGGGGCTTCGAGCCCGTGGTGCACGACGTGCCGATGCTTTCGCTCAACAACGGCTTTGCCGACGAGGACATCGTCGCGTTCGACAAGCGGGTGGCCGATGCGCTCGGCAAGATCGCGGGCGCCGAAATCGGCGCGGTCGAATACGCCGCCGAACTCAAGTTCGACGGCCTCGCCATCTCGCTGCGCTATGTCGATGGCGTGTTCGTCCAGGCGTCCACGCGCGGCGACGGCGCGACCGGCGAAAACGTCACGGAGAACGTGCGCACGATCCGCTCGCTGCCACTGCGCCTGAAGGGCAAGCGCGTGCCGAAGGTGCTCGACGTGCGCGGCGAGGTGCTGATGTTCCGCCGCGACTTCGAGCGCATGAACCAGCGCCAGCGCGACGCCGGTCACAAGGAATTTGCGAACCCGCGCAACGCGGCGGCGGGCAGCCTGCGTCAGCTCGATCCGAAGATCACCGCGCAGCGGCCGCTCTCGTTTTTCGCTTACGGCATTGGCGTGCTCGAGGGCGAGCCGATGCCGGCCACCCATAGCGAACTGCTCGACTGGTACGCGGAAATGGGCCTGCCCGTCAATGCCGAGCGTGCGGTCGTGAAGGGCGCGCAAGGTCTGCTCGAATTCTTCCGCGCGGTGGGCGAGAAGCGCGATGGGCTGCCGTACGACATCGACGGCGTGGTCTACAAGGTGAACCGCCGCGACGAGCAGGACGCGCTCGGCTTCGTTTCGCGCGCGCCGCGCTTCGCGCTCGCGCACAAGTTCCCGGCCCAGGAAGCGCTCACGAAGCTGCTGGCCATCGACGTGCAGGTGGGCCGTACTGGCGCGATTACGCCGGTTGCGCGGCTCGAACCCGTCTTCGTGGGCGGCGCGACGGTGACCAACGCCACGCTGCACAATGAAGACGAAGTGCGCCGCAAGGACATCCGCATCGGCGATACGGTGATTGTGCGGCGCGCCGGCGACGTGATTCCCGAGGTGGTCAGTGCGCTCATGGACCGCCGTCCGGCCGACGCCCACGAGTTCGTGATGCCGACCGAATGCCCGGTCTGTGGATCGCGCATCGAGCGTCTGCCCGACGAGGCGATCGCTCGCTGCACGGGAGGCCTCTTCTGTCCGGCGCAGCGCAAACAGGCGCTCTGGCACTTCGCCCAGCGCCGTGCGCTCGATATCGACGGCCTGGGCGAGAAGATCATCGACCAGCTGGTCGACCAGAACCTCGTGCGCACGCCGGCCG belongs to Paraburkholderia flagellata and includes:
- the ligA gene encoding NAD-dependent DNA ligase LigA; protein product: MVRTPARLPEEATAAQRAVWLRAELERANHAYYVLDQPELPDAEYDKLFGELQQIEAAHPDLITPDSPTQRVGGEVAGGFEPVVHDVPMLSLNNGFADEDIVAFDKRVADALGKIAGAEIGAVEYAAELKFDGLAISLRYVDGVFVQASTRGDGATGENVTENVRTIRSLPLRLKGKRVPKVLDVRGEVLMFRRDFERMNQRQRDAGHKEFANPRNAAAGSLRQLDPKITAQRPLSFFAYGIGVLEGEPMPATHSELLDWYAEMGLPVNAERAVVKGAQGLLEFFRAVGEKRDGLPYDIDGVVYKVNRRDEQDALGFVSRAPRFALAHKFPAQEALTKLLAIDVQVGRTGAITPVARLEPVFVGGATVTNATLHNEDEVRRKDIRIGDTVIVRRAGDVIPEVVSALMDRRPADAHEFVMPTECPVCGSRIERLPDEAIARCTGGLFCPAQRKQALWHFAQRRALDIDGLGEKIIDQLVDQNLVRTPADLFNLGFGTLAQLDRMADKSAQNLLDSLDKAKSTTLARFIYALGIRHVGESTAKDLAKHFGSLDPIMSASVEELLDVNDVGPIVALAIHEFFAEEHNRTVIEQLRAPGKVTWAEGPPAPKAPVGVLAGKTVVLTGTLPTLSRDEAKEMLEAAGAKVAGSVSKKTDYVVAGADAGSKLAKAEELGVPVLDEEGMRKLLEGQTT